DNA from Synechococcus sp. CBW1108:
GCCAGGAACTGGGGACCCTCGAACCACCAGTGGCCGAAGAGTTCGGCGTCGAAGGGAGCCACCAGCAGGGGCCGGCGCTCCATCGAGCTCGCCAGGCCGGTTAGCTCCTCGGCCCGCCCCTCCAGGTAGGCGGCGGCATGGTGCTCGATCCGCTCGGCCGCGATGGCGGGCTCGTAGGGCTGTTTTTGCTCGAGCGGGCAGCCCTGGGCCGTGACCCGGTGCAGTTTCAGGCCCAGGGGCCGGCGGCTGCGGATGCCGTGGCTGGTGAGTTCGGCTTCGGGCAGGTCCCAGCCCAGGTCGCGGTGGAATTCCCGGTAGGCGCCGTCGCCTGGATAGCCCTCGCGGGCGCTCCACACCGGCAGGGTGGCGCTGCTGTCGCGGCCGAAGAAGGCCGCCCCCGCCGGCGAGCAGATCGGCGCAAATACCCCATAGCGGGGGCGGGGCAGGGCGTGCAGCAGCCCGTGGCCATCGAGCACCGAATAGCGCAGGCCGCAGGCCACCAGCTGCTCGTCTAGGCCCTCGTAATAGGCGCACTCCGGTAGCCAGATCCCCAGGGGGCGCTGCCCGAGCAGGCGTTCATGTTCCCGCACGGCTGTGACCAGCTGGGCCCGCACCGCCTCGGGCACCTGGCGCAGCAGGGGCAGGTAGCCGTGGGTGGCGCCACAGGTGATCAGGTCGAGCACACCCAGTTGCTGCAGCCGCTGGAAGCGTGGGATCAGCTCAGCCCCGATCTGATCCCACTGGCTCACCACCGCGGCCAGTTGTTGGCCCAGGTGGGCGGCGGCCGCCTCGAGACCCTCCGGTGCCTGCAGCAATAACTCCTGCCGCAGGCCAATCCAGGGCAAAAATCGGGCATTGAGCTGGCGATCTGCCAGCAGCGAAAGCAAGGTGGGCGAGAGGCCGAGGGTGAGTCGGGGGCGCTGGAGCCGGTTGGCGGCGGCGGCCTCCAATACCGCTAATAGGGGTAGGTAGCACTCCTGGAGTGCCTGGAAATACCAGTCTTCCTCCAGCGACCCAGGCTCGTTCGAGCGAACGTAGGGGAGGTGGGCGTGAAGGACGAGGGCCAGATCGCCTGCGGCCATGACCATCCAGCGGTCAAATCACTTTAGGCGCAACCCTCTTTGGCTCTGCCGCGGCCGCAGGGCAGGCGCCCGCCTAGAGTGGGGCTAACTCATAGTCATTCCGCCTAGAGGCGTAGTTATGGCCCGCGACCCCGGCCGCGTACTGATCTTCGACACCACCTTGCGCGATGGCGAGCAGTCGCCCGGCGCCAGCTTGAACCTCGAGGAAAAATTGGCGATCGCCCAGCAGCTGGCCAGGTTGAACGTCGACATCATCGAGGCCGGCTTCCCCTTTGCCAGCTCGGGTGACTTCAACGCCGTGCAGCGCATTGCCGCCATGGTCGGCACCCCGGATGGGCCCACCATCTGCGGCCTGGCCCGGGCGGCGGCCGGCGACATCAAGGCCTGCGCCGACGCGGTGGCGCCCGCCGCCAAGCGGCGCATCCACACCTTTCTGGCCACCAGCGACATTCACCTGGAATACAAGCTGCGCAAGAGCCGGGCTGAGGTGCTGGCGATCACCGCCGAAATGGTGGCCTACGCCCGCTCCCTGGTTGAGGATGTGGAGTTTTCCTGCGAGGACGCCGGCCGCAGCGATCCGGAGTTCATGCACCAGGTGATCGAGGCGGCGATCAGGGCCGGGGCCACCACCATCAACATCCCCGACACGGTGGGCTATGCCACACCGGCCGAATTTGGCGAGTTGATCGCCGGCATCAACGCCAGCGTGCCCAACATTGACCAGGCCGTGATCTCGGTGCACGGCCACAACGACCTGGGCCTGGCGGTGGCCAACTTCCTCGAAGCCGTCAAGAACGGCGCCCGCCAACTTGAATGCACGATCAACGGCATCGGCGAGCGGGCCGGCAATGCCTCGCTCGAGGAGCTGGTGATGGCCCTGCACGTGCGCCGCAGCTACTTCAACCCTTTTCTGGGCCGACCCGCCGCGAGCACCGAACCGATCACGGGGGTGCGCACCGAGGAGATCACCAAGACCTCGCGGCTGGTGAGCAATCTCACCGGCATGGCCGTGCAGCCCAACAAGGCGATCGTGGGCGCCAACGCCTTTGCCCATGAATCGGGCATCCACCAGGACGGCGTGCTCAAGCATCGCCTCACCTACGAAATCATCGACGCCCGCACCGTCGGTTTGGCCGACAACCGCATCTCCCTGGGCAAGTTGAGTGGCCGCAGCGCCTTCCGGGCCCGGCTCGAGGAGCTGGGCTACAGCCTGGAGCGCCACGACCTCGACGACGCCTTCGCCCGCTTCAAGGAGCTTGCCGACCGCAAGCGTGAGATCGGCGACCGGGATCTCGAGGCGATCGTCAGCGAGCAGGTGCAGCAGCAGGACAATGGCAGCTACACCCTCAAGAGCGTGCAGGTGAGCTGCGGCACTGGCCTGCAGCCCACAGCCACCGTCACCCTGGTGACGGCCGATGGAGCCGAACTCAGCGAGGCTGCGATCGGCACTGGGCCGGTGGATGCGGTGTGTCAGGCGCTCAATCGCCTGGCCCAGGTGCCCAATGAGCTTGTGGAGTTTTCGGTGAAATCAGTAACCGAAGGCATCGATGCCATGGGCGATGTGACCATTCGCCTGCGCCATCAGGGGGTGCTGTATTCGGGCCACTCCGCCGACACCGACATCGTGGTGGCCGCGGCCCAGGCCTTTGTCAATGCCCTAAATCGGCTGCTGGCCGGGGCACAGCACCAGCCTTTGCACCCCCAGAAAGCACCGCTGCCTGTCCTGGGTGATTTGCCCCTGGCCGATCGACCCAGGGTTTGAACCAGCCCATGCCCGTACCCCCGCCCCCCCGCCAGCCCAGGCACGGCAACCTGCCGCTGGCGGCAGCCGCCCAGCTGATCCTCCTGTTGCTGGTGGCCCTGGCCATGCTGGTGCCCCTGCTCTGGCTGGTGAGCACCTCGCTCAAGGGCCCTGCTGAAAACATCTTCACCAGCCCTCCGGCCTTGCTGCCAGCCCAGCCCAGCCTGGAGGCCTACACGCGCCTGTTCGGGGAGAACCCGATCCTCACCTACCTGCTCAACAGCACCATCGTCAGCGCCCTGGCCGTGCTGGCAAATCTGCTCTTCTGCTCCCTGGCGGCCTACCCCCTGGCGCGGATGCGCTTCAAGGGGCGGGGCCTGGTGCTGGCCCTGGTAGTAGCCACGATCCTAATTCCCTTCCAGGTGGTGATGATCCCCCTCTACCTGCTGATGGTGCAGATCGGGCTGCGCAATACCCTCTGGGCCCTGATCATTCCCCAGGCGGCCACGGCCTTTGGCATTTACATGCTGCGTCAGAGCTTCCTGGGGGTGCCCGTCGAGCTGGAGGAGGCGGCCCGCTGTGACGGTTGCACGCCCCTGGGGGAGTGGTGGAACGTGATGATTCCGGCGGCCCGGGCCGACCTGATCACCCTGGCGATGTTCGTATTCATCGGCACCTGGAGCGATTTCCTCTGGCCCCTGGTGATCCTCGATGAACCCGAGCTCTACACCCTGCCCCTGGGCCTGCAACAGCTGGCCAGCAGTTTCTCCCTCGACTGGCGCCTGGTGGCGGCAGGCTCAGTGATTTCGATCCTGCCGGTGCTGGTGCTGTTCATGGGGCTCCAGCGCTACATCCTGCCGAGTGCCAGCGGCGATGCGGTGAAGGGCTGACGGGGAGGTAGGGCTCAATTGGCCGGTGTGGCCGGCTTGAGCGGCGGCAACGGCGCCAGGGGTGGTTCGTCGCTCAGGGGGGCGGGAGCGGCTTCGGTGGCCTGGTTGCCGCGCAGCCTGCGCAGCTCCTGAGAGAGGTTGGCGTTGGCGCTGCTCAAGGCATCGATGCGAGCACTGTTGCGTTCCACCACCTGCAGCCGCTCCACCGTGGTGCGCAGCTGCTGCTCGAGCCCGGCGGTGCGCTCAAGGGCCCTGGCGTTCTCAAGACCTTGCACCTGCTCCTGAAGCTGGCGAATGGCAGCGCTCTGTTGCCGGGTTTTGCCCACCATCACCACGAACAGCACCAGGAGCATGGCGGTCACTCCGGCCTGGAGCCAGGGAACCCAGGCCAGGGGTGTGCGATTGGCTGCGGAGTTGTCGGGGGCTGGAGTCATCAAGGCTGGCAGCTGATTATGGTTCGATCCTGGCGGGCCGGCTGGCGTTTGTCAGGCATTGGTAGGGGCCTGCCTGGGCAGAACGCCTAGGGTCGGCGGATCCTCAAGGATTCAGTCTTCCGATGCAATCTCCTATGCGCTCAGGCGCAGACAACGGCTTCGGCGGACTCTGGCAATTGATCTTCGCAGCCATCCTGGGGGGATTGGTGCTGCTTTCGCAGACGGTGTTCATCGTGCCGGCCGGGAACGTGGCCGTTGTCACAACCCTCGGCAAGGTCACCGGACAACCGCGGCAGCCAGGGGCCAACCTCAAGATTCCCCTGGCCCAGAGCACCTCCCTGTTTGATGTGCGCACCCAGGTGCGGCCGGAGCAGTTCTCAACCCTCACCAAGGACCTCCAGGTGATCCAGGCCACCGCCACGGTGAAGTACGCCATGAAGGCTGCTGAGGCGGGCCGCGTCTACGAAACGATCGCCACCGACGATCAACAAATTTATCCGCGGGTGATCCAGCCCTCCCTGCTCAAGGCCCTCAAATCGGTGTTCTCCCAGTACGAACTGGTGACCATCGCCACGGAGTGGAACTCCATCTCTGAGCTGGTGCAGGAAAAGGTGGCCGACGAGCTGCGCAAATTTGACTACGTGAGCGTGCAGGGCCTCGACCTAACCGGCCTGCAGATCGCCGAGGAATATCGCGCCGCCATCGAGCAGAAGCAGATCGCCGAGCAGCAGTTGCTGCGGGCCCAGACCGAAGTGCTGATTGCCGAGCAGGAGGCAAAGCGCTACGAGACCCTGAATTCCAGCCTCGATGACCAGGTGCTCTACAAGCTTTTCCTCGACAAGTGGGACGGCCAGACCTCGGTAGTTCCGGCCTTGCCTGGCTCACCTGGTGGCGGCACCCCGGTGATCGTCAACTCTCGCCGCCCGTGAAAGCGAGCTGGCCTCAGCTGGCTTTTTGCAGATAGGTGCTCAGGTGCTTGGGGAGCGCTCTGGCAAGGGCCTCCTCGGGCTTGAGCCAATGGCAGCTCATGATCTCCAGGCCATCGACTATGACCTCTGGCTGGCGGTTCGGATGCCAGGCAAAGATCGTCACCGTGTTCCGACCGCCCGCCGACATTTCGGTGAGTTGCCAGGGATCCTGGAGCTCCTGCGGCGCCACCTGGATCACCAGTTCCTCCTCCAGCTCCCGTATCGCCGCCTGCAGCGGCGTCTCCCCGGCTTCGATTCCGCCACCGGGCAACGACAATTCCCTGCGATAGCTGGTTTCCACCAGCAGCACTCGCCCTTGCCACCAGATGGCCACCAGGGCGCCATGGGTGTGGGGTTTAGCCACCAGCCGATAGGTTTCGTATAACCCGGCGGCCAGTCGGTAGAGATGCAGCCGGGCAACGGCTCGCTTCAGCAGGGACCGCATGCTCACCGCCGTCGTGCTTTTGTCCTCCATGCTGCCTTCCGCCGTCGATTGGACCAGCTGCCCAGTGGGGCCGACTGCCTGGTTCTCGCTGAGGGACTCCCTGCTGCAGCTGCTCACCACCCCAGCCCTGCTGCTGCCTCTGCTGGCGAGCCTGGTTCTGCTGCTCTGTGCCACGGCCCGCCTCGGCTGGGCCTGGCGGGCCCTGCTCCCGGGCCTGGCCGTGCTGCTCGCTTCCTTGCTCTACAGCCCGCTGACCACCGCGGGGCTCAGCGACTGGCTCGACAGCCAGATGCCGCCGCCCCATCCCCCATCCCCAGGGCCGGCCCTGGCCGTGCTGGTGGGCCGGGGCCCGGAGATCGCTGCGGCCACCACCGCCCAGGCGGCGCGCCTGCTGCGCCAGGGCCGGGTGCAACAGATATACGTTTCTGGGGACACGCCGGCCACGGCCCAGCGCCTCCTTGAGCTCGGCGTGCCCCCAGGCCGCATCTCCGGGGACAGCTGCGCCAGCACCACTTGGGAAAACGCCAGCCTCACCGGCGCCTGGATCCGCCACCAAACCGCGGCCTCCTCCCTGCCGGCAATCGTGCTGATCACCGATCCCTGGCAGCTGCCGCGGGCCAGCCGCGCCTTTGAGCGCCAGCAGCTAACTGTGTTCCCGCTTGCTGCCGAGCCTGCCCTCCTACCCGCCCAGCGCAACCGACTAGCCCTGCGCGAAAGCGCGGCAACCCTGCTCTACGGCCTGCAGGGTCGGCTCTGAAATGGGCTCTGAACGCCCCGAACCAAGGGCTTGCTGCAATCCTGCA
Protein-coding regions in this window:
- a CDS encoding glycoside hydrolase family 57 protein, with translation MAAGDLALVLHAHLPYVRSNEPGSLEEDWYFQALQECYLPLLAVLEAAAANRLQRPRLTLGLSPTLLSLLADRQLNARFLPWIGLRQELLLQAPEGLEAAAAHLGQQLAAVVSQWDQIGAELIPRFQRLQQLGVLDLITCGATHGYLPLLRQVPEAVRAQLVTAVREHERLLGQRPLGIWLPECAYYEGLDEQLVACGLRYSVLDGHGLLHALPRPRYGVFAPICSPAGAAFFGRDSSATLPVWSAREGYPGDGAYREFHRDLGWDLPEAELTSHGIRSRRPLGLKLHRVTAQGCPLEQKQPYEPAIAAERIEHHAAAYLEGRAEELTGLASSMERRPLLVAPFDAELFGHWWFEGPQFLAALFRQAESAGVRLVTLREALSGDEPLQVCRPSPSSWGQGGYHDYWLNDTNAWVVAEWQRASQAMVRRVQQGVGSEAQRSLLTQAGRELLLAQSSDWSFILRAGTTTELAKERIERHLDRFWRLIDAIDNGTELPAPWLKAISIEDGLFPLLNAADWVPLRN
- a CDS encoding 2-isopropylmalate synthase, whose amino-acid sequence is MARDPGRVLIFDTTLRDGEQSPGASLNLEEKLAIAQQLARLNVDIIEAGFPFASSGDFNAVQRIAAMVGTPDGPTICGLARAAAGDIKACADAVAPAAKRRIHTFLATSDIHLEYKLRKSRAEVLAITAEMVAYARSLVEDVEFSCEDAGRSDPEFMHQVIEAAIRAGATTINIPDTVGYATPAEFGELIAGINASVPNIDQAVISVHGHNDLGLAVANFLEAVKNGARQLECTINGIGERAGNASLEELVMALHVRRSYFNPFLGRPAASTEPITGVRTEEITKTSRLVSNLTGMAVQPNKAIVGANAFAHESGIHQDGVLKHRLTYEIIDARTVGLADNRISLGKLSGRSAFRARLEELGYSLERHDLDDAFARFKELADRKREIGDRDLEAIVSEQVQQQDNGSYTLKSVQVSCGTGLQPTATVTLVTADGAELSEAAIGTGPVDAVCQALNRLAQVPNELVEFSVKSVTEGIDAMGDVTIRLRHQGVLYSGHSADTDIVVAAAQAFVNALNRLLAGAQHQPLHPQKAPLPVLGDLPLADRPRV
- a CDS encoding carbohydrate ABC transporter permease, with amino-acid sequence MPVPPPPRQPRHGNLPLAAAAQLILLLLVALAMLVPLLWLVSTSLKGPAENIFTSPPALLPAQPSLEAYTRLFGENPILTYLLNSTIVSALAVLANLLFCSLAAYPLARMRFKGRGLVLALVVATILIPFQVVMIPLYLLMVQIGLRNTLWALIIPQAATAFGIYMLRQSFLGVPVELEEAARCDGCTPLGEWWNVMIPAARADLITLAMFVFIGTWSDFLWPLVILDEPELYTLPLGLQQLASSFSLDWRLVAAGSVISILPVLVLFMGLQRYILPSASGDAVKG
- a CDS encoding prohibitin family protein; amino-acid sequence: MQSPMRSGADNGFGGLWQLIFAAILGGLVLLSQTVFIVPAGNVAVVTTLGKVTGQPRQPGANLKIPLAQSTSLFDVRTQVRPEQFSTLTKDLQVIQATATVKYAMKAAEAGRVYETIATDDQQIYPRVIQPSLLKALKSVFSQYELVTIATEWNSISELVQEKVADELRKFDYVSVQGLDLTGLQIAEEYRAAIEQKQIAEQQLLRAQTEVLIAEQEAKRYETLNSSLDDQVLYKLFLDKWDGQTSVVPALPGSPGGGTPVIVNSRRP
- a CDS encoding NUDIX hydrolase, with product MRSLLKRAVARLHLYRLAAGLYETYRLVAKPHTHGALVAIWWQGRVLLVETSYRRELSLPGGGIEAGETPLQAAIRELEEELVIQVAPQELQDPWQLTEMSAGGRNTVTIFAWHPNRQPEVIVDGLEIMSCHWLKPEEALARALPKHLSTYLQKAS
- a CDS encoding YdcF family protein, which gives rise to MLTAVVLLSSMLPSAVDWTSCPVGPTAWFSLRDSLLQLLTTPALLLPLLASLVLLLCATARLGWAWRALLPGLAVLLASLLYSPLTTAGLSDWLDSQMPPPHPPSPGPALAVLVGRGPEIAAATTAQAARLLRQGRVQQIYVSGDTPATAQRLLELGVPPGRISGDSCASTTWENASLTGAWIRHQTAASSLPAIVLITDPWQLPRASRAFERQQLTVFPLAAEPALLPAQRNRLALRESAATLLYGLQGRL